From one Lycium barbarum isolate Lr01 chromosome 6, ASM1917538v2, whole genome shotgun sequence genomic stretch:
- the LOC132599013 gene encoding uncharacterized protein At4g06744-like produces the protein MKILYFFIIFPILNNINCQLLPPLPALNLTFLDQTLALIFPIIQNFKNAITLDPLGVTISWTGPDICNYKGFYCDNPPHNSSAISLAAIDFNGFQLSAPTLDGFIDQLPDLAIFHANSNNFSGIISSKISQLPYLYELDLSNNQFMGTFPMSILNIETLTFLDIRYNLFTGIIPAQIFLQSLDALFLNNNNFIQKLPDNLGSTTAFYLTLANNKFDGPIPRSIGQAPKLLEILLLNNLLSGCIPYELGLLKKAIVIDVGFNKLTGPLPCSLGCLESVEQLNFAGNLLSGMVPEVVCSLKNLVNFTLSSNYFTEVGPLCRGLIKNGVLNVEKNCIFGLPNQRSFAECAVFRRQIKLCPLQKSLSIIPCNISEFSPHRPPRAERHLISYSALSKHKKLY, from the coding sequence ATGAAGATCCTTTATTTCTTCATTATCTTTCCAATTCTGAACAATATCAATTGCCAATTACTACCACCTTTACCAGCACTGAATTTAACCTTCTTAGACCAAACTCTAGCTCTGATTTTCCCAATAATACAAAATTTCAAGAACGCAATCACTCTTGATCCTTTAGGTGTCACTATATCTTGGACAGGCCCTGATATTTGCAATTACAAAGGCTTTTACTGTGATAATCCACCACATAATTCCTCAGCAATTTCTCTTGCTGCCATAGATTTCAATGGATTTCAACTAAGTGCTCCAACTTTAGACGGTTTCATTGATCAACTTCCTGATTTAGCCATATTTCATGCCAATAGCAACAATTTTTCAGGCATAATTTCATCGAAAATTTCTCAACTCCCATATCTGTACGAGCTCGATCTCAGTAACAACCAATTCATGGGTACATTCCCTATGTCAATTCTCAATATCGAGACTCTTACTTTCTTGGATATTCGTTATAATCTCTTCACCGGGATAATCCCAGCTCAAATTTTTCTACAAAGTCTTGATGCACTTTTTCTTAACAACAATAATTTCATACAAAAACTTCCAGACAACCTTGGATCCACCACTGCTTTTTATTTAACCTTAGCCAACAACAAATTCGACGGTCCAATCCCACGTAGCATTGGACAGGCTCCGAAATTGTTGGAAATTTTGTTATTGAACAACTTGCTCAGTGGTTGCATTCCTTATGAATTAGGTCTCTTGAAAAAAGCAATTGTGATTGATGTTGGATTTAACAAGTTAACTGGTCCATTGCCATGTTCTTTAGGGTGTCTGGAAAGTGTGGAGCAGTTGAATTTTGCTGGAAATTTGCTTTCTGGAATGGTACCAGAAGTGGTCTGTTCACTAAAAAATTTAGTGAATTTTACTTTGTCATCTAATTACTTCACAGAAGTAGGGCCATTATGTAGGGGGTTGATCAAGAATGGAGTTCTTAATGTTGAGAAAAATTGTATTTTTGGTCTTCCTAATCAGAGATCATTTGCGGAGTGTGCTGTATTTAGGAGGCAAATTAAATTGTGTCCATTACAGAAGAGTTTAAGTATAATACCATGTAATATTTCGGAATTTAGTCCCCATAGACCACCTAGAGCAGAAAGACATTTGATTTCATACTCTGCTTTATCAAAACATAAAAAGTTGTATTAA